The genomic stretch TCTGCCGCAGAATGCGCAGGGTCCTGCAAGAGAGGCGACGGCcgtgcccgggggggggccaCACCGGAgacccccaacccccccccccccccccgggacccctcCACCTCCCGGTGCTGCCCTACCTGCGGTCGGCCTCGGCCTGCAGCAGCGGCATCAGCGCGATCCGCGCCTCCAGGTCCTCGATCAGCAGCCGCCTGCGGGGGGGGAACGGGGTCGGGGTGGGCTTGGGGAAccgggggggggaccggggggggtGCGGGGGAAGGAACTGGGAGGGGAACCGGGGGTGGGAGCCCCAGGGAGGGAGCACGGGGAGGGAGCGAGGAGACACTGGGAGAGGACTGGGGGGAACTGGGGGGGCAACCGGG from Oxyura jamaicensis isolate SHBP4307 breed ruddy duck unplaced genomic scaffold, BPBGC_Ojam_1.0 oxyUn_random_OJ69255, whole genome shotgun sequence encodes the following:
- the NDUFA13 gene encoding NADH dehydrogenase [ubiquinone] 1 alpha subcomplex subunit 13, which encodes FLPPHPPRSPPRFPKPTPTPFPPRRRLLIEDLEARIALMPLLQAEADRRTLRILRQNLDEEAKIMKDVPGWKVGESVFHTDRWVPPTLDELYYLRVPAEADFKKFGLQYYV